In Verrucomicrobiia bacterium, a single window of DNA contains:
- the smc gene encoding chromosome segregation protein SMC, translating into MYLKNLTVLGFKSFAVRTSLNFQRGITAIVGPNGCGKSNVADAIRWVLGEQSAKALRGGEMADVIFNGTDSRKQLGLAEVSLTLGDVDTEQVRAAGVPIDYGEVTLTRRVFRDGGSEYFLNKTACRLKDIQQLFAGTGMGKTSYSIMAQGNITQLLSSRPEDRRLVFEEAAGITRFKSQKREALRKLEQTEQNLLRVADLIREVKRQIGSLQRQAGKARRYKQLMTDLQHLETQLARHQYDVAAHEIREREAASEAARAGLEEASAEVLRVEDELLQLRERLGELDREIAANQQRATELAGQADREESRIQFHEERLREWDRQNAQAAADIAQAEERKRAAEDEMAAVTERVADTEARLAGLRSELETRRAALAEVERDLVAKQLAVRQAQGEAFGMAQELSRVRNELTALDLRKQAHTVRLEKLSAEKVQVEEERVRLEQRLEEFAASVEAEKAGVLAQRGTVEERQARLRELQQALQQAGQTLDGLTRRQAESRSRLQVLEQLETSHEGFGSGALAALQATGVLGSLADHIRVPDGRHIMAVETALGHHLQLVLTERPEAAQGILSDLAAGRKGRASLAALDWGLGTEDGPAAGPSAGAGEGAGIPEGFRRLLEVIESDAAIRPVLDGLLGATFLAPDLGAAVAARRGWGAGCDFVTGTGEVLSRQGVFTGGAGNGNGKPASSILARKNQIAELRGVVAELQEALNEAGRQRGALQAEQTELQAGLQQAQTELRAQEVAVATHEGEFKALEQSRRVLHQRIDTVVYEIESLAEQDREGREQREALARRLAETEEAERGAQERLTVLNGEVEALRLRRDEATAALTETKVACAGEEQALAGLTRQKGPLSQRIEELGALVEQRRGECAGYLERKAKSEGEIVEARAVIERLRHERGLANERIAELNGQRGEMDGEVREREGVLRDQRARHADLQARRGQLEIELAQRRMAMENLVSRIWEKYQVRLEEVRSECITITVADEGPPRVHVVTPEEMAASGAATDWEAVAGQVGAMQRRVDEMGPVNLVAIEEYEEAEQRHTFLSGQHDDLARAKEQLLEVIQRINTETRAMFAETFEKIRENFRTLFVEIFGGGHADLQLADAEDVLESGIEIMARPPGKQLRGISLLSGGEQTMTAVALLFAIYQVKPSPFAVLDELDAPLDESNINRFVRILQRFLERSQFIIITHNKRTIGMADVLYGVTMQEQGVSRIVSVKFHKAEDAVEHAAPLVPPAEGPQVETEEDAPRAKEDTLEVVMAK; encoded by the coding sequence ATGTATCTCAAGAACCTGACCGTCTTGGGGTTCAAATCGTTTGCCGTCCGGACTTCGCTGAACTTCCAGCGGGGGATCACGGCAATCGTGGGGCCTAACGGGTGCGGAAAGTCGAACGTGGCGGACGCGATCCGTTGGGTGCTGGGCGAGCAGTCGGCGAAGGCGCTGCGGGGCGGGGAGATGGCCGACGTGATCTTCAACGGGACGGATTCCCGGAAGCAGTTGGGCTTGGCGGAGGTGTCGTTGACGCTGGGCGATGTCGATACGGAGCAGGTGCGGGCGGCGGGGGTGCCGATCGACTACGGGGAGGTGACGTTGACGCGGCGGGTGTTCCGGGACGGGGGGAGCGAGTATTTCCTGAACAAGACGGCCTGCCGGTTGAAGGACATCCAGCAGTTGTTCGCGGGGACGGGGATGGGCAAGACGAGCTACTCGATCATGGCCCAGGGGAACATCACGCAGCTGCTGAGCAGTCGTCCGGAGGATCGGCGCCTGGTGTTCGAAGAGGCCGCGGGCATCACGCGGTTCAAGAGCCAGAAGCGGGAGGCATTGCGGAAGCTGGAGCAGACGGAGCAGAACCTGCTGCGGGTGGCGGATCTGATCCGCGAGGTGAAGCGGCAGATCGGGTCGTTGCAGCGACAGGCAGGGAAGGCACGCCGGTACAAGCAACTGATGACTGATCTTCAGCATCTCGAGACCCAGCTTGCCCGGCACCAGTACGATGTGGCGGCGCACGAGATCCGCGAACGCGAGGCGGCTTCGGAGGCGGCGAGAGCTGGGCTGGAGGAGGCGTCGGCGGAGGTGTTGCGGGTTGAGGACGAGCTGCTGCAGTTGCGGGAGAGGCTGGGGGAACTGGACCGGGAGATTGCGGCGAACCAGCAGCGGGCCACGGAGCTGGCGGGGCAGGCGGACCGGGAGGAGAGCCGGATCCAGTTTCACGAGGAGCGGCTGCGGGAGTGGGACCGCCAGAACGCGCAGGCCGCGGCGGACATCGCGCAGGCGGAGGAGCGGAAGCGGGCGGCGGAGGACGAGATGGCGGCGGTGACGGAGCGGGTGGCGGACACGGAAGCGCGGCTGGCGGGGTTGCGGTCGGAGCTGGAGACGCGACGGGCGGCGCTGGCCGAGGTGGAACGGGACCTGGTGGCGAAGCAACTGGCGGTCCGGCAGGCGCAGGGCGAGGCGTTCGGGATGGCGCAGGAGCTGAGCCGGGTTCGCAATGAACTCACCGCGCTCGACCTGCGCAAGCAGGCGCACACGGTGCGGTTGGAGAAGCTTTCGGCGGAGAAGGTGCAGGTGGAGGAGGAACGGGTGCGCCTCGAACAACGGCTGGAGGAGTTCGCGGCCAGCGTCGAGGCGGAGAAGGCGGGGGTCCTGGCGCAGCGTGGCACCGTCGAGGAACGGCAGGCGCGCCTGAGGGAATTGCAGCAGGCCCTTCAGCAGGCGGGTCAGACGCTCGACGGCCTGACCCGGCGCCAGGCGGAATCGCGGTCCCGGCTTCAGGTGCTCGAGCAGTTGGAGACCAGTCACGAGGGTTTCGGAAGCGGTGCCCTGGCGGCCTTGCAGGCGACGGGTGTGCTGGGATCCCTGGCGGACCATATCCGGGTGCCGGACGGGCGGCACATTATGGCGGTGGAGACCGCCCTGGGACACCACCTGCAACTGGTGCTGACCGAACGGCCGGAGGCGGCGCAGGGGATCCTCTCGGATCTGGCGGCGGGCAGGAAGGGGCGGGCCAGTCTGGCGGCGCTCGACTGGGGTTTGGGGACGGAAGACGGACCGGCGGCGGGGCCTTCGGCCGGGGCCGGCGAAGGGGCGGGCATTCCGGAGGGATTCCGGCGGCTACTCGAGGTGATCGAATCGGATGCGGCGATCCGGCCGGTGCTTGACGGGCTGCTGGGGGCGACGTTTCTGGCGCCCGATCTGGGAGCCGCGGTTGCCGCCCGGCGCGGCTGGGGGGCGGGGTGCGATTTCGTGACCGGGACGGGCGAGGTGCTGTCGCGTCAGGGCGTGTTCACGGGCGGGGCGGGGAATGGGAACGGGAAGCCGGCCTCGTCAATTCTGGCGCGGAAGAACCAGATTGCCGAGCTGCGGGGGGTGGTGGCGGAGTTGCAGGAGGCGTTGAACGAGGCGGGGCGGCAGCGGGGGGCGTTGCAGGCGGAGCAGACCGAATTACAGGCGGGTCTGCAGCAGGCGCAGACCGAACTGCGGGCGCAGGAGGTGGCGGTGGCCACCCACGAGGGGGAATTCAAGGCGTTGGAACAGTCGCGCCGGGTGCTCCACCAGCGGATCGACACGGTGGTGTACGAGATCGAGAGCCTGGCGGAACAGGATCGCGAGGGCCGCGAACAACGCGAGGCGCTGGCGCGGCGTTTGGCAGAGACGGAGGAGGCCGAGCGCGGGGCGCAGGAGCGGTTGACCGTATTGAACGGCGAGGTTGAGGCGCTGCGACTGCGGAGGGACGAGGCGACGGCGGCATTGACCGAGACCAAGGTGGCGTGCGCGGGCGAGGAACAGGCGTTGGCCGGGTTGACGCGGCAGAAGGGGCCGTTGTCCCAGCGCATCGAGGAACTGGGGGCACTGGTCGAGCAGCGGCGCGGGGAGTGCGCGGGCTATCTCGAACGGAAGGCGAAGAGCGAGGGGGAGATCGTCGAGGCCCGCGCCGTCATCGAGCGGTTGCGGCACGAGCGGGGGCTGGCCAACGAGCGGATCGCCGAACTCAACGGACAGCGGGGCGAGATGGATGGCGAGGTGCGGGAACGCGAAGGGGTGCTCCGGGACCAGCGGGCGCGTCACGCCGACCTGCAGGCGCGCCGGGGTCAGTTGGAGATCGAACTCGCGCAGCGGCGGATGGCGATGGAGAACCTGGTCAGCCGGATCTGGGAGAAGTACCAGGTGCGGCTCGAGGAGGTCCGCAGCGAATGCATCACCATCACGGTGGCTGACGAAGGGCCGCCGAGGGTGCATGTGGTGACGCCGGAGGAGATGGCGGCGAGCGGGGCGGCGACGGACTGGGAGGCGGTGGCGGGGCAGGTGGGGGCGATGCAGCGGCGGGTGGACGAGATGGGTCCGGTGAACCTGGTGGCCATCGAGGAGTACGAGGAGGCCGAGCAGCGCCACACGTTTCTCAGCGGGCAGCACGACGACCTGGCGCGGGCCAAGGAGCAGTTGCTGGAGGTGATCCAGCGGATCAACACGGAGACGCGGGCCATGTTCGCCGAGACCTTCGAGAAGATCCGGGAGAATTTCCGGACCCTGTTCGTCGAGATCTTCGGAGGGGGGCACGCCGATCTGCAACTGGCGGATGCGGAGGACGTGCTGGAGAGCGGCATCGAGATCATGGCGCGGCCGCCGGGGAAACAGTTGCGGGGCATCTCGCTGCTGTCGGGTGGCGAGCAGACGATGACGGCGGTGGCGCTGCTGTTCGCGATCTACCAGGTGAAGCCGTCGCCGTTTGCGGTGCTGGACGAGCTGGACGCGCCGCTGGACGAATCGAACATCAACCGGTTCGTGCGGATTCTGCAGCGCTTCCTTGAGCGGTCGCAGTTCATCATCATCACCCACAACAAGCGGACCATCGGGATGGCCGATGTGTTGTACGGGGTGACCATGCAGGAGCAGGGGGTGAGCCGGATCGTGAGTGTGAAGTTCCACAAGGCGGAGGACGCCGTGGAGCACGCGGCCCCGCTGGTGCCTCCCGCCGAGGGACCTCAGGTCGAGACCGAGGAGGATGCGCCACGCGCCAAGGAAGACACCCTCGAGGTGGTGATGGCGAAGTGA
- a CDS encoding ketose-bisphosphate aldolase, with the protein MPLTTTKELFAKALKGKYAVGAFNVNNMELVQAIIEACEEEKAPVILQISRGARSYANPVYLRKLIEASVSVATIPIAVHLDHGDTFELCKECIDEGFTSVMIDASHEPFEKNVAICRKVVEYAHKHGAVVEGELGQLVGAQFDEGEEGGGYSVGGHYTHPEEAVKFVKESGVDSLAVAIGNSHGAYKFKGEQHLDIERLKSIKKALLDAGLGDYPLVLHGASSVPKELVTEINRFGGQMGDDTAGVPESDIEIARRTGCTKVNIDTDLRLAMTAGIRKALAENPKEFDPRKYLGPARKLVKELVRHKLRNVLCCAGHGFD; encoded by the coding sequence ATGCCACTGACGACCACCAAGGAGCTCTTTGCCAAGGCACTGAAAGGCAAGTACGCCGTCGGCGCCTTCAACGTGAACAACATGGAGCTCGTGCAAGCCATCATCGAGGCCTGCGAGGAGGAAAAGGCTCCGGTGATTCTCCAGATCTCCCGTGGCGCGCGCTCCTACGCCAACCCGGTGTACCTGCGCAAACTCATCGAGGCCTCCGTCAGCGTCGCCACCATCCCCATCGCCGTCCACCTGGACCACGGTGACACTTTCGAGCTGTGCAAGGAGTGCATCGACGAGGGCTTCACCAGCGTGATGATCGACGCCTCCCACGAACCGTTCGAGAAGAACGTCGCCATCTGCCGCAAGGTCGTCGAGTACGCCCACAAGCATGGCGCCGTGGTCGAAGGCGAACTCGGACAACTGGTCGGCGCCCAGTTCGATGAGGGCGAGGAGGGCGGCGGGTACAGCGTAGGCGGCCACTATACCCATCCCGAGGAAGCCGTGAAGTTCGTCAAGGAATCCGGCGTGGATTCCCTCGCGGTCGCCATCGGCAACAGCCACGGCGCCTACAAATTCAAGGGCGAACAGCACCTCGACATCGAACGCCTCAAGTCCATCAAGAAGGCCCTCCTCGACGCCGGGCTCGGGGATTATCCCCTGGTCCTCCACGGCGCCTCCAGCGTCCCCAAGGAGCTGGTGACCGAAATCAACCGCTTCGGCGGGCAGATGGGCGACGACACCGCCGGCGTGCCCGAGTCGGACATCGAAATCGCCCGGCGCACCGGCTGCACCAAGGTCAACATCGATACCGACCTCCGCCTCGCCATGACCGCCGGCATCCGCAAGGCGCTGGCCGAAAACCCCAAGGAGTTCGATCCCCGCAAGTACCTCGGGCCCGCCCGCAAACTCGTCAAGGAACTGGTGCGCCACAAGCTCCGCAATGTCCTCTGCTGCGCCGGCCACGGCTTCGATTGA
- a CDS encoding prepilin-type N-terminal cleavage/methylation domain-containing protein: protein MTGCGRFQARGGWRRGRGVERAGAGWGRSGFTLGELLVVTVILAILASLLLPALASVKARGKRAVCLSHLRQIGVAIHLYADDHRGRIPFGPVAPAFTSPASFYPSTGAPTSLLSLRDGQPVGLGLLLGSGLSREPRILFCPGNDQTVDSATELAKVGETQAQGSYYYRHGGNTALFDPAGEPFRSDHLRLDSLGHNRDGHPIQALVMDSQFLCPPELEAFNVRPRTHHRRRDQGILFADGSGRSVANRGERFTIDLRDYSELRGAFDRILGAFERADREP, encoded by the coding sequence ATCACCGGATGCGGACGCTTCCAAGCGCGGGGCGGGTGGAGGCGGGGCCGGGGTGTTGAAAGGGCCGGGGCGGGGTGGGGGAGGAGCGGGTTCACCCTGGGGGAATTGCTGGTGGTGACCGTCATTCTGGCGATTCTCGCCTCGTTGCTTCTTCCGGCGCTGGCGTCGGTGAAGGCTCGCGGGAAACGGGCCGTGTGTCTGAGCCATCTCCGGCAGATCGGAGTGGCCATCCATCTATACGCCGACGATCATCGGGGGCGCATTCCGTTCGGCCCTGTGGCGCCGGCATTCACCAGTCCGGCCAGCTTCTACCCATCCACGGGGGCGCCGACGAGCCTGCTCTCCCTGCGGGACGGGCAGCCCGTGGGCCTTGGCTTGCTGCTCGGCTCCGGGCTTTCCCGGGAACCTCGGATCCTGTTTTGCCCGGGAAACGATCAGACCGTCGATTCGGCCACCGAACTGGCGAAGGTCGGGGAGACCCAGGCCCAGGGGAGCTACTACTACCGTCACGGAGGAAACACGGCGTTGTTCGACCCGGCCGGGGAGCCGTTCCGATCCGATCACCTCCGGCTGGATTCGCTGGGTCACAATCGTGACGGGCACCCCATCCAGGCGCTGGTGATGGATTCGCAGTTTCTCTGCCCGCCCGAGCTGGAGGCGTTCAATGTGCGGCCGCGCACGCATCATCGGCGGCGGGACCAGGGCATCCTGTTTGCGGATGGGAGCGGGCGTTCGGTGGCGAACCGCGGGGAACGGTTCACGATCGACCTGCGGGATTACTCCGAGCTGCGAGGCGCCTTCGACCGGATTCTAGGGGCCTTCGAGCGTGCGGATCGCGAGCCGTGA
- a CDS encoding winged helix-turn-helix transcriptional regulator translates to MKGDACLGALKAISDGNRIRILRHLLEGECTVGALAAALDISQYNVSRHLSILRSAGLVSNRKAGRERIYCVAKECRIRTSAGLKVMDLGCCTFRIDEMPE, encoded by the coding sequence ATGAAAGGTGACGCTTGCCTTGGCGCGCTGAAGGCCATCAGCGACGGGAACCGCATCCGCATCCTGCGTCACCTCCTCGAAGGCGAATGCACCGTCGGCGCGCTCGCCGCGGCCCTGGACATCTCGCAGTACAACGTCTCCAGGCACCTCTCGATCCTCCGTTCGGCCGGCCTTGTCTCCAATCGCAAGGCGGGACGCGAGCGAATCTACTGCGTCGCCAAGGAGTGCCGCATCCGGACCTCCGCGGGCTTGAAGGTCATGGACCTCGGCTGCTGCACGTTCCGAATCGACGAAATGCCGGAATAG
- a CDS encoding Gfo/Idh/MocA family oxidoreductase, protein MQAIIRQERHGNWTRRHFLGRSAAAAGALALASRDPGLARAATRPRTVGANDRIRLGFVGLGGRARWILKNEALPGAEVVAVADCYLPRLDEAARQVEGGDRWRKYGSYREMLEKERLDAVFVETTTHARVLISIHAMQAGCDVYAEKPQSLTVAEGRALVTASHRYGRIVQTGSQQRSMPINRHASRLVREGAIGKVHTVIACNFEGPKVWNPWDEPNDMPAGLDWDEWCNQTPLRPYYTELQFKWGEIEDYDGGGQMWGVTGWGTHSLDQVQCALGTDDTGPVEIWPEPPLGPRCKITMRYANGTLLKLEGANRGMEDLGAIFVGDRGRIEILRGDFTSDPPELRQDAPPPTPQGPMESVPHIEDFFASMRSRKAPTADAETGHRATTVCHLVNICRKVQRRLVWDPVSETFTGDAEANALLSRPRRSGYELPRLT, encoded by the coding sequence ATGCAGGCAATCATCCGGCAGGAACGGCACGGCAACTGGACTCGACGACACTTCCTTGGGCGTTCGGCCGCGGCCGCAGGGGCACTGGCGCTCGCCTCCCGCGATCCTGGGCTCGCCCGGGCCGCCACCCGCCCGCGAACGGTCGGGGCCAACGACCGCATCCGGTTGGGCTTTGTCGGGCTCGGCGGACGTGCCCGATGGATCCTCAAGAACGAGGCCTTGCCCGGGGCCGAGGTGGTGGCGGTGGCGGACTGCTACCTGCCCCGCCTCGACGAGGCGGCCCGCCAGGTGGAAGGCGGCGATCGCTGGAGGAAGTACGGTTCCTACCGGGAGATGCTCGAAAAGGAACGTCTCGACGCGGTGTTCGTCGAAACCACCACCCACGCCCGCGTCCTCATCTCCATCCACGCCATGCAGGCGGGCTGCGATGTCTATGCCGAGAAGCCGCAGAGCCTGACGGTGGCCGAGGGGCGCGCCCTGGTGACCGCCTCGCACCGGTACGGGCGCATCGTCCAGACCGGTTCCCAGCAGCGCTCGATGCCGATCAACCGCCATGCCAGCCGCCTCGTCCGCGAAGGCGCCATCGGCAAGGTCCATACCGTCATCGCCTGCAACTTCGAGGGCCCCAAGGTCTGGAACCCCTGGGATGAACCCAACGACATGCCCGCGGGACTGGACTGGGACGAGTGGTGCAACCAGACCCCGCTGCGCCCCTACTACACGGAACTCCAGTTCAAGTGGGGTGAGATCGAGGATTACGACGGCGGCGGCCAGATGTGGGGCGTGACCGGTTGGGGCACCCACAGCCTCGACCAGGTCCAGTGCGCGCTGGGCACCGACGACACCGGTCCGGTCGAGATCTGGCCCGAACCGCCCTTGGGACCCCGCTGCAAGATCACCATGCGCTACGCGAACGGCACCCTGCTCAAACTGGAGGGAGCCAACCGGGGCATGGAGGATCTCGGCGCCATCTTCGTCGGCGACCGCGGCCGCATCGAAATCCTCCGCGGCGACTTCACTTCCGATCCGCCCGAACTCCGTCAGGACGCCCCGCCGCCCACCCCGCAGGGCCCGATGGAGTCCGTCCCGCACATCGAGGATTTCTTCGCCAGCATGCGTTCCCGCAAAGCCCCGACCGCCGACGCCGAAACGGGGCACCGGGCCACCACCGTGTGCCACCTGGTGAACATCTGCCGCAAGGTCCAGCGCCGCCTCGTCTGGGACCCGGTGAGCGAGACGTTCACCGGCGACGCCGAAGCGAACGCCCTGCTCTCGCGCCCGCGCCGCAGCGGCTACGAACTGCCCAGGCTCACGTAG
- a CDS encoding sulfatase-like hydrolase/transferase — translation MFSRLLNGWMGLLAAFAVAEGVQAADGSETLPPRPNILFLLTDDQSIDSIRALGNLDVDTPNLDRLAARGLTFTHAYNMGSWHAAVCMPSRAMLQTGRFLWDQRRVDDAMEDERREGRLWSEILKAAGYRTYLTGKWHVRLDAASTFEETGTVRPGMPDVVPNRHPHAYDRPREGVPDPWDPANPAEGGFWSGGRHWSEVLADETVAFLEGVGGDDRPFFVYAAFNAPHDPRQAPPSYLDRYPPDRIALPANFLPEYPFRDAIGSPHSLRDEFLAPMPRTAHAVAVHRREYFALVTHLDTQIGRILDALERSGRAASTWIILTSDHGLAVGRHGLMGKQNLYEHSVRVPFIVAGPGVPAGRRTDEPIYYQDVMPTTLELAGVAIPGHVSYQSLVPIVRGDGRSKYRSIYTAYTDCQRAVSMDGWKLMVYPTLQRARLYHLTEDPDERRDLAGDARHIGRVRELFRELRQWQVRTGDETDLGFVPPGE, via the coding sequence ATGTTCTCCCGTTTGCTGAATGGATGGATGGGGCTGCTCGCGGCCTTCGCCGTGGCGGAGGGCGTCCAGGCTGCGGATGGCTCGGAGACCCTTCCCCCGCGGCCCAACATCCTGTTCCTGCTGACCGACGATCAGAGCATCGATTCGATCCGGGCACTGGGGAATCTCGATGTGGACACGCCGAACCTGGACCGGCTGGCGGCCCGCGGCCTGACCTTCACCCACGCCTACAACATGGGGTCCTGGCACGCGGCGGTCTGCATGCCCAGCCGGGCGATGCTGCAAACAGGACGCTTCCTATGGGACCAGCGGCGGGTCGATGACGCGATGGAGGACGAACGCCGGGAAGGGCGTCTGTGGTCGGAGATCCTGAAAGCGGCCGGGTACCGGACCTATCTGACCGGCAAGTGGCATGTCCGTCTCGATGCCGCCTCAACCTTCGAGGAGACGGGCACGGTCCGGCCCGGCATGCCGGATGTCGTGCCCAACCGCCATCCGCACGCCTACGACCGGCCGCGCGAGGGTGTCCCGGATCCATGGGACCCGGCGAATCCGGCGGAAGGCGGATTTTGGTCCGGCGGGAGGCATTGGAGCGAGGTGCTGGCCGACGAGACGGTGGCGTTCCTGGAGGGGGTGGGCGGGGATGACCGGCCGTTCTTCGTGTATGCGGCGTTCAATGCGCCGCACGACCCGCGTCAGGCCCCGCCATCGTATCTGGACCGCTACCCGCCCGACCGCATCGCGCTGCCGGCGAACTTCCTGCCCGAGTATCCCTTCCGGGACGCCATCGGGAGCCCGCATTCGCTGCGGGACGAGTTTCTCGCTCCGATGCCGCGGACGGCGCATGCGGTGGCGGTGCATCGGCGGGAGTACTTCGCTCTGGTGACTCACCTCGACACGCAGATCGGCCGGATCCTCGATGCTCTCGAACGGTCCGGGCGGGCGGCGTCCACCTGGATCATCCTGACCTCGGACCATGGGCTGGCGGTGGGGCGGCACGGGTTGATGGGCAAACAGAACCTGTACGAACACAGCGTGCGGGTGCCGTTCATCGTGGCCGGTCCGGGGGTGCCGGCCGGCCGGCGCACGGACGAGCCCATCTATTACCAGGACGTCATGCCCACCACCCTTGAACTCGCCGGGGTGGCCATTCCCGGTCATGTCTCCTATCAAAGCCTGGTTCCGATCGTCCGCGGCGACGGACGTTCGAAGTACCGGTCGATCTACACCGCCTACACCGATTGCCAGCGGGCCGTCTCGATGGATGGCTGGAAACTGATGGTGTACCCGACCCTCCAGCGGGCCCGGCTGTACCATCTCACCGAGGATCCCGACGAACGCCGCGACCTGGCCGGGGACGCCCGGCACATCGGCCGCGTGCGGGAACTCTTCCGGGAACTGCGGCAATGGCAGGTGCGGACGGGGGACGAGACGGACCTTGGATTCGTTCCACCCGGGGAGTGA
- a CDS encoding esterase, which produces MNPRSTAPILALALLMGSLTSLAQPRFGGPQVQVESPELTDGRKVAFRIHAPEAKAVRLGGSDVPGLGQGGREMTRGAEGVWEVVVGPLEPGSYRYRFQVDGVPVMDPRNPKTSESNANSWSLVHVPGADFMDERDVPRGAVSRVGYHSKTLGRFRRLHVYTPPGYERGEGRYPVFYLLHGAFDSDESWSTVGRAGTILDNLIAEGKARPMIVVMPAGHTGPFRFGAGFNDEFEREFAGDVVPLVEARYRVLEGRANRALAGLSMGGAQTLNIGIPHLDRYGYLGVFSSGVFGIAGGPGGAAPGPGFEERHRGILEDAAKKEGLKKVWFATGKDDFLIETSRATVAMLRRHQFEVVYRETEGGHTWDVWREYLREFTPLLFR; this is translated from the coding sequence ATGAACCCTCGTTCTACCGCTCCAATCCTCGCCTTGGCGTTGTTGATGGGCTCCCTGACGTCCCTGGCTCAACCCCGCTTCGGCGGGCCCCAGGTGCAGGTGGAGTCGCCGGAACTGACGGACGGAAGGAAGGTGGCGTTCCGCATCCATGCGCCCGAGGCGAAGGCGGTGCGGTTGGGGGGCAGCGATGTGCCGGGACTCGGTCAGGGTGGCCGGGAGATGACGCGCGGGGCGGAGGGCGTGTGGGAGGTCGTGGTGGGCCCATTGGAACCGGGTTCGTACCGGTACCGGTTCCAGGTCGATGGCGTGCCGGTGATGGATCCGCGGAATCCGAAGACCAGCGAGTCGAACGCCAATTCCTGGAGCCTGGTGCATGTGCCGGGCGCCGATTTCATGGATGAGCGGGATGTCCCGCGCGGGGCGGTGTCCCGGGTGGGATACCATTCGAAGACCCTCGGGCGGTTTCGCCGGCTGCACGTGTACACGCCGCCCGGGTACGAGCGGGGAGAGGGGCGATACCCGGTGTTCTATCTGCTCCACGGGGCCTTCGACAGCGACGAGTCGTGGAGCACGGTGGGCCGGGCCGGAACCATCCTCGACAACCTCATCGCCGAGGGAAAGGCGCGGCCGATGATCGTGGTGATGCCGGCCGGGCACACGGGGCCGTTCCGGTTCGGGGCGGGCTTCAATGACGAGTTCGAGCGGGAGTTTGCCGGTGACGTCGTGCCCCTGGTCGAGGCGCGCTACCGCGTGTTGGAGGGCCGGGCCAACCGGGCGCTGGCCGGCCTGTCGATGGGAGGCGCCCAGACCCTCAACATCGGGATCCCGCACCTCGACCGATACGGGTATCTCGGGGTGTTCAGCTCCGGCGTGTTCGGGATTGCGGGCGGACCTGGCGGGGCGGCTCCCGGTCCCGGATTCGAGGAGCGGCACCGGGGAATCCTGGAGGATGCCGCGAAGAAGGAGGGGCTGAAGAAGGTGTGGTTTGCCACCGGCAAGGATGACTTCCTGATCGAAACGTCGCGGGCCACGGTGGCGATGCTGCGCCGGCACCAGTTCGAGGTGGTGTACCGCGAGACCGAGGGCGGTCATACGTGGGATGTCTGGCGCGAGTACCTGCGCGAGTTCACCCCGCTGTTGTTCCGCTGA
- a CDS encoding methyltransferase domain-containing protein has product MAAARSDVRRTPGAGAVAAGPVTIPLQGRCRVGHRRAVNWKKRCRGTLAWAVPGGLAACLLTGVLTGGCLAGRNGVPALEEAVSVKPGINREFLNPDLQVANWVQRFEVESREVFAHRHGLTHALGLRPGDCVADIGAGTGLFVPLFAEAVGPQGHVYAVEIAPAFVEGILNRAREAGLANVTAVLGSDRDVGLEPGSIDKAFICDTYHHFEYPSETMVSLHRALRRGGEVLVIDFHRIPGVSSEWTLNHVRAGQEVFTAEIEAAGFRKVEELPLLEDNYVLRFRKVGR; this is encoded by the coding sequence ATGGCGGCTGCCCGATCCGATGTCCGACGAACGCCAGGTGCCGGAGCGGTGGCCGCCGGGCCGGTGACGATTCCGTTGCAGGGGCGGTGTCGGGTGGGACACCGTCGCGCTGTGAACTGGAAGAAGCGTTGTCGCGGCACCCTGGCGTGGGCGGTTCCTGGCGGACTGGCGGCGTGTCTCCTGACGGGGGTGCTGACCGGCGGTTGCCTGGCCGGAAGGAACGGCGTCCCGGCATTGGAGGAAGCGGTCAGTGTCAAGCCCGGCATCAACCGTGAGTTCCTGAACCCGGACTTGCAGGTGGCGAACTGGGTCCAGCGGTTCGAGGTCGAGAGTCGGGAGGTTTTCGCGCACCGGCATGGATTGACCCATGCGCTGGGTTTGCGGCCGGGGGACTGCGTGGCCGACATCGGGGCGGGGACGGGGTTGTTCGTGCCGCTCTTTGCCGAGGCGGTGGGGCCGCAGGGGCATGTGTACGCCGTGGAGATTGCGCCCGCCTTTGTGGAAGGGATCCTGAACCGGGCGCGGGAGGCGGGCCTGGCCAACGTGACGGCGGTGCTGGGTTCCGATCGCGACGTCGGGCTGGAGCCGGGATCGATCGACAAGGCGTTCATCTGCGACACCTACCATCATTTCGAGTACCCGTCGGAGACGATGGTCTCACTGCATCGTGCGCTGCGGCGCGGGGGCGAGGTGCTGGTGATCGACTTCCATCGGATCCCGGGTGTGAGTTCGGAGTGGACGCTCAACCACGTGCGCGCCGGGCAGGAGGTCTTCACTGCCGAGATCGAGGCGGCCGGATTTCGGAAGGTCGAGGAACTGCCGTTGCTGGAGGACAACTACGTGCTGCGGTTCCGGAAGGTGGGGCGCTGA